A single genomic interval of Zunongwangia sp. HGR-M22 harbors:
- a CDS encoding alpha/beta fold hydrolase, which produces MAKKHKDKTPVQQLLLPTYLLYTGKILNWLSPYLASKFAGKLFLTPHKYKLPQREKEMDSNSIQSKVILPKSNREIVVYEYGKSNKKVLLVHGWSGRGTQLSKIADALLKMGFSTLSFDAPAHGKAPGKMSMMPHFIEAIHFLKKEFGPFHSIIGHSLGGMSTLKALKEGFPADKAVIIGTANSITKLTEEFVQNLHMDKEVAYLLKSNFDEKFGQDMDNYSGAISAQSVFTPTLVIHDKDDVDVNYQCAEEIHKQLKSSELYLTEGLGHRRILGDPTVINKITTFITA; this is translated from the coding sequence ATGGCGAAGAAACATAAAGATAAAACTCCAGTACAGCAATTATTACTCCCCACCTATCTTTTATATACCGGAAAGATTTTAAACTGGCTGTCCCCTTACTTGGCAAGTAAATTTGCAGGGAAATTATTTCTCACTCCACATAAATACAAATTACCTCAGCGCGAAAAAGAAATGGATTCAAATTCCATTCAATCAAAAGTTATTCTACCTAAAAGTAACAGAGAAATTGTGGTCTATGAATATGGAAAAAGCAACAAAAAGGTTTTATTAGTTCATGGTTGGAGCGGACGTGGAACTCAACTTTCTAAAATCGCAGATGCTTTGCTAAAAATGGGATTTAGTACGCTAAGCTTCGATGCTCCCGCGCATGGAAAAGCCCCCGGAAAAATGAGCATGATGCCACATTTTATCGAAGCCATTCATTTCCTTAAAAAAGAATTTGGGCCATTTCATTCAATTATTGGTCATTCTTTAGGTGGTATGTCAACTTTAAAGGCACTAAAAGAAGGTTTCCCTGCAGATAAAGCCGTGATTATAGGCACTGCGAATAGCATCACTAAATTAACTGAAGAATTTGTCCAAAATCTACACATGGATAAAGAAGTAGCCTACCTGCTTAAGTCTAATTTTGACGAAAAATTTGGTCAGGATATGGATAATTATTCCGGAGCAATTTCAGCACAAAGTGTTTTTACCCCAACTCTGGTGATTCACGATAAAGATGATGTTGATGTAAATTACCAGTGTGCCGAAGAAATCCATAAACAACTAAAAAGCAGCGAGCTTTATTTAACTGAAGGCTTAGGCCATCGCCGAATTTTAGGAGATCCAACTGTTATTAACAAAATCACAACGTTCATCACGGCATAA
- the lpdA gene encoding dihydrolipoyl dehydrogenase, which translates to MSKYDIIVLGSGPGGYVTAIRASQLGFKTAIVEKENLGGVCLNWGCIPTKALLKSAEVFDYLKHAEDYGLKLENPDKDFGAVIKRSRDVANGMSKGVQFLMKKNKIDVIDGYGKLKAGKKVEVTDAKDKKTEYSADHIIVATGARSRELPNLKQDGKKVIGYREAMSLDKQPKKMIVVGSGAIGVEFAHFYNSMGTEVTIVEFLPNLVPLEDEDVSKQFERSVKKAGIKVMTNSSVESVDTSGEGVKAKVKTKKGEETLEADIVLSAVGIKTNIENIGLEKLGIKTDKDKIVVDDFYKTNKDGIYAIGDVVHGPALAHVASAEGIICVEKIKGMNVQPLDYGNIPGCTYATPEIASVGFTEKQAKEAGYEIKVGKFPFSASGKAKAAGKSDGFVKVIFDAKYGEWLGCHMIGAGVTDMIAEAVLGRKLETTGHEVLKTVHPHPTMSEAVMEAVAAAYDEVIHI; encoded by the coding sequence ATGAGTAAATACGATATCATTGTTTTAGGTAGTGGCCCGGGTGGTTATGTTACGGCAATCCGTGCTTCACAATTAGGCTTTAAAACGGCGATTGTGGAAAAAGAAAACCTTGGTGGTGTTTGTCTAAACTGGGGATGTATCCCTACAAAAGCACTGCTTAAAAGTGCAGAGGTTTTTGACTATCTTAAACATGCTGAAGACTACGGCTTAAAATTAGAGAATCCAGATAAGGATTTTGGTGCTGTAATTAAAAGAAGTCGTGACGTTGCTAACGGTATGAGTAAGGGCGTACAGTTCCTTATGAAAAAAAACAAAATCGATGTTATCGATGGTTATGGTAAACTTAAGGCTGGTAAAAAAGTTGAAGTTACCGATGCTAAGGATAAAAAGACAGAATATTCTGCCGACCATATTATTGTAGCTACAGGGGCTCGTTCTCGCGAACTGCCTAACCTAAAACAAGACGGTAAAAAAGTTATCGGATATCGTGAGGCTATGTCTTTAGACAAGCAACCAAAGAAAATGATCGTTGTGGGTAGTGGTGCGATTGGTGTTGAGTTTGCTCATTTTTATAACTCAATGGGAACCGAGGTGACTATCGTAGAATTCTTACCAAACCTGGTGCCTTTAGAAGACGAGGATGTATCTAAACAATTTGAGCGTAGCGTTAAGAAAGCCGGAATTAAAGTGATGACCAACTCTTCTGTAGAGAGCGTTGATACTTCTGGTGAAGGCGTTAAAGCTAAAGTAAAAACCAAAAAAGGAGAAGAAACTTTAGAAGCTGATATTGTACTTTCTGCAGTTGGTATTAAAACAAATATCGAAAATATTGGTCTTGAAAAATTAGGGATCAAAACCGATAAAGATAAGATCGTTGTAGACGATTTTTATAAAACAAATAAAGACGGAATTTACGCTATTGGCGATGTTGTTCATGGTCCAGCCCTTGCTCACGTTGCTTCTGCGGAAGGAATTATTTGTGTTGAAAAAATTAAAGGAATGAATGTACAACCATTAGACTACGGAAATATTCCTGGTTGTACTTACGCTACTCCTGAAATTGCATCAGTTGGTTTTACTGAAAAACAAGCTAAAGAAGCTGGTTACGAAATTAAAGTGGGTAAATTCCCATTCTCTGCTTCTGGTAAAGCAAAAGCTGCCGGAAAATCAGACGGATTCGTAAAAGTAATCTTTGATGCAAAATACGGCGAATGGTTAGGATGCCACATGATTGGTGCCGGCGTTACCGATATGATTGCTGAAGCGGTTCTTGGTAGAAAATTAGAAACTACAGGACATGAAGTATTAAAAACAGTTCACCCTCACCCAACAATGAGTGAAGCGGTTATGGAAGCTGTTGCTGCTGCTTACGATGAAGTAATCCATATCTAA
- a CDS encoding sensor histidine kinase — protein MIKNITAKQLFAIKSIVVLSILVPLTILTYETIVLGNNQVVFLEDYPNFISFSILIYYSLILVFGFIWLVIQLKSITVLKTEKKKNELMHLQNQVNPHFFFNMLNNLYGVVGKDTAKAKSLILKLSELMRYSIYEGEKAEVSISEEINYLESFIELNKIRYHKQVDIQLDINIADHNYKLMPLMFITLLENAFKHGVDTKRDKAFVSIKLSDLNNVIYFEVKNNYEISDDNKPDGIGLKNLKRRLLLAYPKRHSLNITNKDSVFKATLQIKK, from the coding sequence ATGATTAAGAATATTACCGCAAAGCAGTTGTTCGCGATAAAATCTATTGTAGTTTTATCGATTTTGGTTCCACTAACTATCCTTACTTATGAGACTATAGTTCTTGGAAATAACCAAGTAGTTTTCCTTGAAGATTATCCAAATTTCATAAGCTTCTCGATACTTATTTACTACAGTTTAATTTTAGTTTTTGGTTTTATCTGGCTTGTAATTCAACTAAAATCGATTACAGTCTTAAAAACAGAAAAGAAAAAAAATGAACTAATGCACCTTCAAAATCAAGTAAATCCTCACTTCTTTTTTAATATGCTGAATAATCTATACGGAGTTGTAGGAAAAGATACTGCTAAAGCAAAAAGTCTTATTTTGAAATTATCGGAATTAATGAGGTATAGCATTTATGAAGGAGAAAAGGCCGAAGTTAGTATTAGTGAAGAAATAAATTATTTAGAAAGTTTTATAGAGTTAAATAAAATTAGATACCATAAACAAGTAGATATTCAACTAGACATTAATATTGCTGATCACAACTATAAATTAATGCCGTTAATGTTTATCACTTTATTAGAAAATGCTTTTAAGCATGGTGTAGATACTAAAAGAGATAAAGCGTTTGTTTCTATTAAACTTTCTGATTTGAATAATGTTATTTACTTTGAAGTAAAAAATAACTATGAAATAAGCGATGATAATAAACCTGATGGAATTGGACTAAAGAATTTAAAACGTCGATTACTACTAGCTTATCCCAAAAGACATAGTCTAAATATCACTAATAAGGATTCAGTTTTTAAAGCAACTTTACAAATAAAAAAATGA
- the msrB gene encoding peptide-methionine (R)-S-oxide reductase MsrB, whose translation MKKYNIEKSDAEWKEQLSDEQYRVLRKKGTEAPHTGKYNLHFEDGAYRCAACNEKLFESDSKFESGCGWPSFDEAIEGKIEYLQDRTFGMIRTEILCANCGSHLGHVFDDGPTETGQRYCVNSASIDFKNN comes from the coding sequence ATGAAAAAATACAATATAGAAAAATCGGATGCTGAATGGAAAGAACAGCTTTCTGATGAACAATACCGAGTATTAAGAAAAAAAGGAACAGAAGCGCCGCACACCGGTAAATACAATTTACATTTTGAAGATGGAGCGTATCGATGCGCAGCTTGTAACGAGAAATTATTCGAAAGTGATAGCAAATTTGAAAGTGGTTGTGGATGGCCAAGTTTTGATGAAGCCATTGAAGGGAAAATCGAGTATTTACAAGATCGAACCTTCGGGATGATTAGAACCGAAATTTTGTGTGCAAACTGCGGAAGTCATTTAGGGCATGTTTTTGACGATGGCCCTACAGAAACAGGGCAGCGCTATTGTGTAAACTCGGCCAGTATAGATTTTAAAAACAATTAA
- a CDS encoding LytR/AlgR family response regulator transcription factor encodes MTKYLIIDDEPIAHEIIQEYCDLIPGLVLAKNCFDALEALEFLRNNTVDLIFLDLNMPKLKGFDFLKSLANPPKVIVTTAYKEYALEGYELAITDYLLKPFSFERFLKAVNKALHAPKNHLNNTVSQNPAPEYIFIYSDKKHIQVKVDDILYIQAAGNYCKIMLEENQIMVRKKLSEMIDKLNTQNFLRVHKSFVVAIRKITSIEGNRIAVASHFIPIGKIYKTAVDTFIQK; translated from the coding sequence ATGACAAAATACCTGATAATAGATGACGAGCCGATAGCTCATGAAATCATACAGGAATATTGCGATTTAATTCCGGGGTTAGTATTGGCTAAAAATTGTTTTGACGCTTTAGAAGCTTTAGAATTTCTTAGAAATAATACGGTAGATTTAATTTTTCTGGATTTAAACATGCCCAAATTAAAAGGTTTTGACTTTTTAAAATCCTTAGCAAATCCTCCAAAAGTTATCGTTACTACTGCTTATAAAGAATATGCCTTAGAGGGCTACGAATTAGCCATTACAGACTATCTTTTAAAACCATTCAGTTTTGAACGGTTTTTAAAAGCAGTAAATAAAGCATTGCACGCTCCAAAAAATCATTTAAACAATACCGTATCTCAAAATCCAGCACCAGAGTATATTTTTATCTATAGCGATAAAAAGCACATACAAGTAAAGGTTGATGATATTTTATACATTCAGGCAGCAGGGAATTATTGCAAAATTATGCTTGAAGAAAATCAGATCATGGTACGAAAAAAACTTTCTGAAATGATAGATAAATTAAATACTCAAAATTTTCTGAGAGTACATAAATCCTTCGTTGTTGCTATAAGAAAAATCACTTCTATAGAGGGCAATCGAATAGCAGTAGCTAGTCATTTTATTCCAATAGGGAAAATTTACAAAACTGCAGTAGATACTTTTATTCAAAAATAG
- a CDS encoding outer membrane beta-barrel protein, with product MKKICVILILCFSGLAVSAQDVKFGLQGGFTSLNGKSSNSLENISYSGTSSGFYLGGLLNFQLSEAIHLQPSVNYVNADEENLLMIPVIFQYYIENSGFYFLGGPQATLMLNQSSINGIDVFKVFGFDLAIGAGYTINENFFIEAKYSFELTNRYSSDIQDAAGSVEVDSKINAFTLGVGYKF from the coding sequence ATGAAAAAAATTTGCGTTATTTTAATCCTTTGTTTCTCAGGATTAGCGGTTTCGGCACAGGATGTCAAATTCGGACTGCAAGGAGGATTTACCAGCCTTAACGGGAAATCTTCAAATTCTTTAGAGAATATTAGTTATTCAGGAACCTCTTCCGGTTTTTATCTAGGAGGTCTGCTGAATTTTCAGCTTTCCGAGGCTATTCATCTTCAACCTTCGGTAAATTATGTAAATGCTGATGAAGAAAATTTACTAATGATTCCTGTGATCTTTCAATATTATATTGAAAATTCAGGATTCTATTTCTTAGGAGGGCCTCAGGCTACTTTAATGTTAAATCAATCTTCCATTAATGGAATAGATGTTTTTAAGGTTTTTGGTTTCGATTTAGCTATTGGAGCTGGTTATACTATAAATGAAAACTTTTTTATAGAAGCGAAATATAGCTTCGAGCTTACAAATAGATATAGTAGTGATATTCAAGATGCGGCAGGAAGTGTAGAGGTAGACTCTAAAATTAATGCATTTACGCTTGGTGTAGGTTACAAATTCTAA
- a CDS encoding porin family protein → MKKSILVIAVLLFGATTMSAQEAWNFGIKGGVNFANFTGDDFSSDNSRTSFNVGVLAEIPIADRFSIQPEVLYSGQGYEIYENDQSNFLDVDDNVEYQLDYVSVPVLAKIYLVDGLSIQAGPTFNWKVNEEIDYEPTQDGGDIDNPYPGAEDFEFGGAAGLEYKFNNGFFIQGRYTYGFSETFEDLDIHNSVIQAGVGFMF, encoded by the coding sequence ATGAAGAAGTCAATTTTAGTAATTGCAGTATTATTATTTGGAGCGACAACAATGAGCGCTCAAGAAGCTTGGAATTTTGGTATTAAAGGTGGGGTAAACTTTGCTAACTTTACTGGAGACGATTTTAGTTCAGATAACTCTAGAACTAGTTTTAATGTAGGTGTATTGGCAGAAATTCCAATTGCAGATCGTTTTTCTATTCAGCCAGAGGTTTTATATTCTGGACAAGGGTATGAAATTTATGAAAATGATCAATCTAATTTCTTAGATGTTGATGATAACGTAGAATATCAATTAGATTATGTAAGTGTTCCTGTTTTAGCTAAAATTTATTTAGTAGATGGTTTAAGCATACAGGCAGGTCCTACTTTTAATTGGAAAGTTAATGAAGAAATTGATTACGAACCAACACAAGATGGTGGGGATATCGATAATCCTTACCCAGGAGCTGAAGACTTTGAATTTGGTGGAGCAGCAGGTCTTGAGTACAAATTCAATAACGGATTCTTTATCCAAGGTAGATATACTTATGGATTCTCTGAAACTTTTGAAGATCTAGATATCCACAACTCTGTAATCCAAGCAGGTGTTGGATTTATGTTCTAA
- the msrB gene encoding peptide-methionine (R)-S-oxide reductase MsrB, with protein MRKLLFIMLATFSLVSCKGNAQEEKARKKQQFEISKSESEWKKELTDAEFKVLRKKATERPFSSDLLTVKGNGTFTCAACGNELYENKYKFESGTGWPSFDRAIEGGVAFGSDSKLGYQRDEVHCAKCGGHLGHVFNDGPRETTGKRHCINGVAMDFEATNK; from the coding sequence ATGAGAAAGTTACTATTTATAATGCTTGCGACTTTTTCGCTTGTCAGTTGCAAGGGAAATGCTCAAGAAGAAAAAGCACGAAAAAAGCAACAATTTGAAATTTCTAAATCTGAAAGTGAATGGAAAAAAGAACTTACAGATGCCGAATTTAAAGTGCTTCGAAAAAAAGCTACAGAACGCCCTTTCTCTAGTGACTTATTAACTGTAAAAGGAAACGGAACGTTTACCTGTGCTGCTTGCGGAAACGAACTTTACGAAAACAAATACAAGTTCGAAAGCGGTACCGGCTGGCCAAGTTTTGATCGCGCTATCGAGGGCGGAGTTGCTTTTGGATCTGATTCTAAGTTAGGTTACCAAAGAGATGAAGTTCACTGTGCAAAATGCGGCGGTCATTTGGGGCACGTATTTAATGACGGGCCAAGAGAAACTACCGGAAAGAGACACTGTATAAACGGTGTCGCTATGGACTTTGAAGCAACCAACAAATAA
- the aroQ gene encoding type II 3-dehydroquinate dehydratase, which yields MKLLIINGPNLNLLGTREPDIYGNQTFKEYFDDLQRKFGDVELSYYQSNIEGELIDMLHDARKEFDGIILNAAAYTHTSVAIADAIKAIETPVVEVHISNTHAREEFRHKSYLSPVVKGVILGFGLKSYDLAIQSFL from the coding sequence ATGAAATTACTAATCATCAATGGGCCAAACCTAAATCTTTTAGGAACAAGAGAGCCTGATATTTACGGAAATCAAACTTTCAAAGAATATTTTGACGACTTACAAAGGAAGTTTGGTGATGTAGAACTTTCGTATTATCAAAGTAATATTGAAGGTGAGCTTATCGATATGTTACATGATGCCCGTAAGGAATTTGATGGTATCATATTAAACGCTGCTGCTTACACGCATACCTCAGTAGCTATAGCAGACGCCATAAAAGCGATCGAAACACCAGTTGTAGAAGTTCACATTTCTAATACTCACGCAAGAGAGGAATTCAGACATAAATCTTATTTATCTCCTGTGGTAAAAGGTGTGATTTTAGGATTCGGTTTAAAAAGCTACGATCTCGCGATCCAAAGTTTTCTGTAA
- the xerD gene encoding site-specific tyrosine recombinase XerD yields MKWEHILKDYLTYLKLERGLSANSINSYELDLIKLISFLKVKGISSTPLTIDQETLQLFLYEIAKELNARSRARLISGLKSFFNYLIFEDYREDNPTDLIEAPKIGRKLPVTISVEEIDMLIAAIDLSKAEGERNRAIIETLYGCGLRVSELTNLQISDLFFDEGFIKITGKGDKQRFVPISDYNIKYINIYKDEVRPDQKIKDEAADTLFLNRRGGQLTRAMIFTIIKQLAAKANINKKISPHTFRHSFATHLLENGADLRAIQQMLGHESITTTEIYMHVDRTYLREVLEKFHPKKINQG; encoded by the coding sequence ATGAAATGGGAGCATATTTTAAAGGATTACCTTACCTATCTAAAGTTAGAACGCGGACTTTCAGCTAATTCAATTAATAGCTACGAATTAGATCTGATTAAATTAATAAGCTTTTTAAAAGTTAAAGGTATTTCTAGCACACCGCTTACAATCGATCAAGAAACCTTACAATTATTTTTATATGAGATAGCAAAAGAGCTAAATGCAAGATCTCGTGCACGACTCATTTCTGGATTAAAAAGTTTTTTTAATTATCTGATATTTGAAGATTACAGAGAAGACAATCCTACCGATCTTATAGAAGCGCCAAAAATTGGAAGAAAACTACCAGTTACTATCTCTGTTGAAGAAATAGATATGTTGATTGCTGCTATTGATCTGAGTAAGGCTGAAGGCGAAAGAAACCGCGCAATTATCGAGACCTTATACGGTTGTGGTTTACGCGTTTCTGAACTTACAAATCTGCAAATTTCAGATTTATTTTTTGATGAAGGTTTTATAAAAATAACCGGTAAAGGGGACAAACAACGCTTCGTACCTATTTCAGATTATAATATTAAATACATCAATATTTATAAAGATGAAGTAAGACCAGATCAAAAGATAAAAGATGAAGCGGCCGATACACTTTTTTTAAACCGGCGCGGCGGGCAACTTACCCGCGCAATGATTTTCACCATAATAAAACAGCTGGCTGCAAAAGCAAATATTAATAAAAAAATAAGTCCGCACACTTTTAGACATTCGTTTGCCACTCACCTTTTAGAAAACGGGGCAGATTTAAGAGCTATTCAGCAAATGCTAGGTCACGAAAGCATAACAACAACAGAAATCTATATGCACGTAGATCGAACTTATTTGCGTGAAGTGCTTGAAAAATTTCATCCTAAGAAAATTAACCAAGGTTAA
- a CDS encoding aldo/keto reductase produces MKPLRTLKYKNGDEQPAIGLGTWKSGKGEVAKAVEIALNNGYRHIDCAATYGNEAEVGEAFEKVFNQGKVKREDLWITSKLWNDSHKKEDVIPALKQTLSDLKLDYLDLYLIHWPVAFKKGIGFPEKDEQYYSLEEVPIIETWEAMIEAKKQGLVKHIGVSNFSTNKLEDLIGKTDEKPEALQVELHPYLHQNKLLEFCSNHKINVTAYSPLGSGDRSEAMKGENEPSLLENPTIVKIAKKHGASAGQILINWAVQRGTAVIPKSTNEGRIKENLASSGYQLDKEDLAEIDKLDDHFRYVTGEFFVTEGNSYSNIYDD; encoded by the coding sequence ATGAAACCATTACGAACGTTAAAATATAAGAACGGCGATGAACAACCAGCAATTGGTTTAGGAACCTGGAAGTCTGGTAAAGGAGAAGTTGCCAAGGCTGTAGAAATAGCTTTAAATAATGGCTATAGACATATTGATTGCGCTGCAACCTATGGAAATGAAGCAGAAGTAGGTGAAGCTTTTGAAAAAGTATTTAACCAAGGTAAAGTTAAAAGAGAAGATCTTTGGATCACCTCTAAATTATGGAATGATTCTCATAAGAAAGAAGACGTGATTCCCGCTTTAAAGCAAACCTTAAGCGATTTAAAATTAGATTACTTAGATCTCTATTTAATCCACTGGCCGGTAGCTTTTAAAAAAGGAATTGGTTTTCCTGAAAAAGATGAACAATATTATTCTTTGGAAGAAGTGCCAATTATCGAAACTTGGGAAGCCATGATTGAAGCTAAAAAACAAGGGCTAGTAAAACATATTGGAGTTTCTAATTTCAGTACAAATAAGCTGGAAGACCTTATTGGCAAAACCGATGAAAAACCTGAAGCCTTACAAGTAGAATTACATCCCTATTTACACCAAAATAAACTTTTAGAATTTTGCAGTAATCATAAGATCAATGTAACTGCTTATTCTCCATTAGGAAGTGGTGATCGTTCTGAAGCGATGAAAGGCGAAAATGAGCCAAGCTTATTAGAAAATCCTACTATTGTAAAAATCGCCAAGAAACATGGAGCTTCAGCGGGACAAATTTTAATTAATTGGGCAGTGCAGAGAGGAACTGCGGTGATTCCTAAATCTACAAATGAAGGTAGAATTAAAGAAAATCTAGCTAGCTCTGGTTACCAATTGGATAAAGAAGATCTTGCTGAAATCGATAAATTAGACGATCATTTTAGATATGTAACAGGAGAGTTTTTTGTGACCGAAGGAAATTCATATTCCAACATTTACGACGATTAA
- a CDS encoding metallophosphoesterase produces the protein MKTRLVRYLKHVGFTMAFVLLILIPFGIYEGAQLTYGHNPSRLNFNGEGPYAFYENDSTVNVKYIQGNKDDGFYITAKKYAAADKIPASVFFPLDSSSFNFTIRPAMTSPKSIYKDDKKILAISDIESGFNAFRNFLIQNQVIDSNLKWIFGGNHLVLLGDFVDRGFSTTQVLWFIYKLEQDAEEHGGQVHFILGNHELKNMYGDHQASSLKYTFVASMIDKTQSQLYSRKSVLGNWLASKNTIESINGNIFVHGGLHPDLAELEMSIPEINQYLRSTYYKAPYPKVDKDEKELLISSKKGISWYRGYFKEDLSQKEIERPLEKFNAKAVIVGHTPQFKVKKFYEGKVFAIDVKHAKDYHKNWPDYDSEGLMILGNNYYRVKESGEQIAL, from the coding sequence ATGAAAACACGTTTGGTTAGATATCTAAAACATGTAGGTTTTACAATGGCTTTTGTATTACTAATTTTAATCCCGTTTGGGATCTATGAAGGTGCGCAATTAACCTATGGACACAACCCTTCTCGTCTTAATTTTAACGGTGAAGGTCCTTATGCTTTTTATGAGAATGACAGTACGGTTAACGTAAAATACATACAAGGAAATAAGGATGATGGCTTTTATATTACAGCTAAGAAATATGCTGCTGCGGATAAAATTCCAGCTTCGGTATTTTTTCCATTGGATTCCTCTAGCTTCAATTTTACTATAAGACCGGCGATGACTTCCCCAAAAAGTATTTATAAAGACGATAAAAAAATTCTTGCAATCTCTGATATCGAAAGCGGTTTTAATGCTTTTAGGAATTTCTTAATTCAGAATCAGGTAATAGATAGCAATCTAAAATGGATATTTGGAGGGAATCACCTTGTTTTACTAGGAGATTTTGTAGATCGAGGCTTTTCTACAACACAGGTATTGTGGTTTATTTATAAGCTGGAACAGGATGCAGAAGAACATGGAGGCCAGGTACATTTTATACTCGGTAATCATGAATTAAAAAATATGTATGGAGATCATCAAGCGTCTTCTTTAAAATATACTTTTGTCGCGTCGATGATTGATAAGACACAATCTCAACTTTATAGCCGAAAATCGGTTTTAGGTAATTGGTTAGCTAGTAAAAATACCATAGAATCTATAAATGGGAATATTTTTGTTCATGGAGGGCTTCATCCAGATCTTGCGGAACTTGAGATGTCTATCCCTGAAATTAATCAGTATTTAAGGTCTACTTATTATAAAGCGCCGTATCCAAAGGTTGATAAAGATGAAAAAGAACTTTTGATTTCATCTAAAAAAGGAATAAGCTGGTATAGAGGTTACTTTAAAGAGGATCTTAGCCAGAAGGAAATTGAAAGACCTTTAGAAAAATTCAATGCTAAAGCGGTTATCGTGGGCCATACACCACAATTTAAAGTTAAGAAATTCTACGAAGGAAAAGTATTTGCGATTGATGTAAAACATGCCAAGGATTATCATAAAAATTGGCCAGATTATGATTCTGAGGGTTTAATGATTTTAGGAAACAACTATTATAGAGTGAAAGAAAGTGGAGAACAAATAGCTCTCTAG
- a CDS encoding diphthine--ammonia ligase, with protein MKKAYLNWSSGKDAAFSLYKLQQQDDLEIVKLFTAVNTDVNRISMHGVRLELLDAQAKSIGLPLQLAEFSGNVSMETYSKVMETETKKLKAEGIDFACFGDIFLEDLKEYRDQQLSKIGLSGVYPLWKKVTKKLVEEFIELGFKAVVVCTNAEYLDETFCGRIIDHQFLKDLPNNVDPCGENGEFHSFVFDGPIFSETIKFEIGEKVYRTYKRVDDGEDNCFTDEDINWDTGFWYCDLMPS; from the coding sequence ATGAAAAAAGCCTATCTAAATTGGAGTAGCGGTAAAGACGCTGCTTTTTCTTTATATAAACTTCAGCAACAAGACGATTTGGAGATCGTTAAACTCTTTACTGCTGTTAATACCGATGTAAACCGAATTTCGATGCATGGCGTACGCCTTGAATTGCTCGATGCACAGGCTAAAAGTATTGGATTACCCTTGCAGCTAGCTGAATTTTCTGGGAATGTTTCTATGGAAACTTATAGTAAAGTGATGGAAACCGAAACTAAAAAACTAAAAGCAGAGGGTATCGATTTTGCCTGTTTTGGCGATATATTTTTAGAAGATTTAAAAGAATATCGAGATCAGCAATTATCCAAAATAGGTCTTAGCGGAGTTTATCCACTTTGGAAAAAAGTCACCAAAAAATTAGTAGAAGAATTTATCGAATTAGGCTTTAAAGCCGTTGTAGTTTGTACGAATGCTGAATATCTAGACGAAACCTTCTGCGGAAGAATAATTGATCATCAGTTTTTAAAAGACTTGCCTAATAATGTAGATCCCTGCGGTGAAAATGGTGAATTTCACAGCTTTGTTTTCGACGGACCAATTTTTTCTGAAACAATTAAATTCGAAATTGGTGAAAAAGTGTATCGAACTTACAAAAGAGTAGATGACGGTGAGGATAATTGTTTTACAGATGAAGATATCAACTGGGATACCGGATTTTGGTATTGTGATTTAATGCCGAGCTAG